CATGCAGGGCGTGTTCAACTCGGCGAACCTGACGCAGGTGTCCCCTGCCAACACCGGTCCCGCGCTGACCATGGGTGACAACTGGGGCAAGGGCGAGAAGAAGCGTCCGTTCCAGACCTATTTCCGCACCGCGGCCACCGACGACATCCAGGGCAAGTTCGCCGCCCAGTACCTGTTCAACGACGCGAAGAAGAAGAAGGTCTTCGTGGTCGACGACAAGCAGACCTACGGCGCCGGCCTGGCCAAGATCTTCTCCGACGAGTTCAAGCGCCTCGGCGGCAAGGTCGTCGAGACCGACCACGTCACGCCGAAGGAGACCGACTTCTCCACCACCGCGGACAAGGTCAAGGCCTCCGGCGCGGACTCGGTCTACTTCGGTGGCCAGTACCCCGAGGGCGGCCTGCTCGCCGACCAGATCAAGAAGGCCGGGGCCAAGATCCCCGTGATGGGTGGCGACGGCCTCCTGGACCCGCAGTACATCAAGGCCTCCGCCGAGCCCAACGAGGGTGACCTCGCCACCTCGATCGGCTACCCGGTCGAGAAGCTGGAGACCGCCAAGAAGTTCGTCGCCGACTACAAGGCCGAGGGCTACAAGGACCCGTACGCGGCCTACGGCGGCTACTCCTACGACGCTGCCTGGGCGATCATCCAGGCGGTCAAGGCCGTCGTCGCGGCCAACGACAACAAGCTGCCGGAGAACGCCCGCGCCAAGGTCACCGAGGCCATGGCCAAGGTCTCCTTCGAGGGTGTGACCGGCTCGGTCGCCTTCGACGAGTTCGGTGACACCACGAACAAGCAGCTCACCGTGTACGTCGTCAAGAACGGCGAGTTCGTGGACGTCAAGAGCGAGACGTTCAAGGACTGACCACCCACCGCAGTACCCCGCACCACATGTTCCAGCCCGCGCGAGGGCGCAAACAGCGCCCTCGCGCGGTTTCATATCCGACACCTTCATCGGAGGCCCTGCGGTGAACGAACTGCCGCAACAGCTGGCCAATGGCCTTGCCCTCGGTGCCCTTTACGGCCTCATCGCCATCGGGTACACCATGGTCTACGGCATCGTCCAGCTCATCAACTTCGCCCACGGCGAGATCTTCATGATCGGGGGCTTCGGCGCCCTCACCACCTACATATGGCTCCCCAGTGGAACCCCGCTCGTGGTGGCGATCCCCCTCATGATCATCGGTGGCGCGATCGCCTCCGTCGCCGTCGCCACCGCCGCGGAACGCTTCGCGTACCGGCCGCTGCGCAGCGCACCGCGCCTGGCCCCGCTCATCACCGCGATCGGCCTGTCCATCGCGCTCCAGCAGATCATCTGGGGCTTCTACCCCGGTGCGAAGTCCGCCAAGAGCTTCCCCGAATTCACCGGCGAGTCCTTCAAGATCTTCGACAACCTCGCCATCCAGCGGGCCGACGCCTTCGTGCTGGTCCTCGCCCCGCTCTGCATGCTCGCCCTGGGACTCTTCGTCTCCAAGAGCCGCAGCGGCCGTGCCATGCAGGCCACCGCGCAGGACCCGGACACCGCGAAGCTGATGGGCATCAACACCGACCGCATCATCGTGATGGCCTTCGCCATCGGCGCCGCGTTCGCCGCGGTCGCGGCGGTCGCCTACGGCCTGGACAAGGGCCAGATCAACTTCGAGATGGGCTTCCTGCTCGGACTCAAGGCCTTCACCGCCGCGGTCCTCGGCGGCATCGGCAACATCTACGGCGCCATGATCGGTGGTGTCGTCCTCGGCCTCGCCGAGGCCCTGTCGATCGCCTACATCTCGGACATCCCCGGCATGGAGCAGCTCGGCGGCGGCGCCTGGAAGGATGTCTGGGCCTTCGCACTTCTCATTCTCGTGCTCCTCTTCAGGCCCCAGGGCCTGCTCGGTGAGCGCGTAGCGGATCGGGCGTGAGAACTATGACGACCTCCGACACCACCAAGGCACCGGGCACCGCCCCGGCGGACGGCGCCACCAAGGCGACCACCCTGCTCCGGCTCACCGCCGCGGGCGGCGTGGCCACGGTCGCGAGCACCTTCCTCGCCTGGACCTGGACCTCGGCCTTCCCCGGCAACCTCACCATCAGCGGCTACCCGGGCGGCCTCCAGGTCCTCACCCTCGCCGCCGGCCTCCTCACCGCCCTCGTCGCGCTGGCCTCGCTCGGCATCAAGGGCCTCGGCTGGCTCGTGCCCGCCGGCGGCGCCAAAGCCCTGCGGGCGCTGGCCCTGGGCGGCTTCGCCACCACCTGGTTCAGCCTCGTCGCCATCGCCGTCGAACTCAACGGCCTGGTCAACCTGGAGCCGGGCGGCTACGTCGCCGCTGTGGCCTCCGTGATCCCCGTCATCACCGCGTTCCGGTTGCCCGACGACACCCGCACAGCCACGCCGCCCAAGGAGCTTCCCTCCTGGGCCGAGATCCTGATCATCGTCGCCGCCTTCGCGGTCGGCCTCTACGTGATCACGTACGGCATCGACACCGAGTACGCCGAACTCTTCACCGGCTACCTCATCGTCGTCGGCTCCGCCGCCGCGGCCATGATCAAGTCCGGGCTCATGGCACGCCTTTCGGCGATCACCGCCAAGCACCGGCAGGTGACGGTGATCGGGGCCTTCGTCGCCGCGATGGCCTTCCCGTTCACCCAGAACACCGACCAGTACACCCTGATCGCGGTCAACATCCTGATCTTCGCGACCGTGGCTCTGGGTTTGAACGTCGTCGTCGGCCTCGCGGGCCTGCTCGACCTCGGATACGTCGCGTTCCTCGGCGTCGGCGCCTACACCGCCGCGCTCGTCTCCGGCTCGACGGCCTCCGCGTTCGACATCCACCTGCCCTTCTGGGCTGCCGTGCTGTTCGGCGCGTTCGTCTCGCTGGTCTTCGGTGTCGTCATCGGCGCCCCGACCCTGCGACTGCGCGGCGACTACCTCGCCATCGTGACGCTCGGCTTCGGTGAGATCTTCCGGATCGCCATGGGCAACCTCGACGGCACCTCGGGACCGCAGATCACCAACGGCCCGAACGGCGTCCCCAACATCCCCGACCTGGAGTTCTTCGGATACAACTTCGGGGAGTCGCACAACATCCTGGGCTTCGAGCTCGGTGCGTACGCCAACTACTACATGCTGATGCTCCTCGCGACGGCCGTCGTCGTCCTGGTCTTCAGCCGCGCGGGCAACTCCCGCATCGGCCGTGCCTGGGTCGCCATCCGCGAGGACGAGACCGCGGCCACCGCCATGGGCATCAACGGCTTCCGGGTCAAGCTGATCGCGTTCGCGCTCGGTGCCACCCTCGCCGGCCTCGCGGGTACCGTGCAGGCACACGTGCAGCACACCGTGGTTCCGGAGATGTACCAGTTCGCCGGACCGGTGCCACCCAACTCCGCCTTCCTTCTGGCGGCCGTCATCCTCGGCGGTATGGGCACCATCAGCGGTCCGCTGCTCGGCGCCGCGCTGCTCTACATGATCCCGGCCAAGCTGCAGTTCCTCCAGGACTACCAGCTACTCGTCTTCGGTATCGCCCTCATCCTGCTGATGCGTTTCCGTCCCGAGGGGTTGATCGCCAACCGGCGCGCCAAGCTGGAGTTCCACGAGACCGGCCAACTCGACGTACCTGAACAACGGGCCTCCGGCGACGCCTCCGTCGGCACGGCCAAGGCTGGGGCGTGAGCACCATGACAACCACCACCACCGCAGAGAGCACCACGAAGACGGCGGAGACCGTCCTCGACGCGAGCGGCGTCACGATGCGGTTCGGCGGCCTCACGGCCGTGCGGTCCGTGGACCTGACCGTCCGCTCGGGTGAGATCGTCGGGCTCATCGGGCCCAACGGCGCGGGCAAGACGACCTTCTTCAACTGCCTCACCGGGCTCTACGTGCCCACCGAGGGCACGGTGAAGTACAAGGGCACGGTGCTGCCGCCCAAGCCGCATCTCGTCACCATCGCGGGCATCGCCCGTACCTTCCAGAACATCCGGCTCTTCGCCAACATGACCGTCCTGGAGAACGTCCTCGTCGGACGCCATACCCGGACCAAGGAGGGCCTCTGGTCCGCCCTGCTGCGCGGTCCGGGCTTCAAGAAGGCGGAAGCGGCGTCCCACGCGCGGGCCATGGAGCTCCTGGAGTTCGTGGGTCTCGCCCACAAGGCCCAGCACCTCTCGCGTAACCTGCCCTACGGCGAGCAGCGCAAGCTGGAGATCGCCCGGGCGCTCGCGAGCGACCCCGGTCTGCTGCTCCTGGACGAGCCCACGGCCGGTATGAACCCTCAGGAGACCCGGGCAGCCGAAGAGCTGATCTTCGCGATCCGGGACATGGGCATCGCCGTGCTCGTCATCGAGCACGACATGCGCTTCATCTTCAACCTGTGCGACCGGGTCGCCTGTCTCGTACAGGGCGAGAAGCTCGTCGAGGGCACGGCCGCGGTGGTCCAGGGCGACGAGCGCGTCATCGCGGCCTATCTCGGTGAACCCTTCGAGGGCGAGCCGGGCCAGGAGGAAGCCGCCGAGGTCGAGGCCGCCGAACAGGCGGCGGCCAACGCCGAGGAGGGCGCCGCAGTGGCGGCCGAATCGACCGACTCCGACGAGGCGGACGACGACGCCGACGACACCGACAGCTCCGATGCCGGCGACTCGGACGGCGACACCAGCACCACCAGCACGGAAGGGGACGCGAAGTGACCGCACTCCTCGAAGTCGAGGACCTCCGGGTCGCGTACGGCAAGATCGAAGCCGTCAAGGGCATCTCCTTCTCCGTCGAGGCCGGCCAGGTCGTGACCCTGATCGGCACCAACGGCGCCGGCAAGACCACGACCCTGCGCACCCTGTCCGGGCTGCTCAAGCCGTCCAGCGGCAAGGTCATGTTCGACGGCAAGCCGCTCAACGGCACTCCCGCCCACAAGGTGGTGTCGCTCGGGCTGGCCCACTCCCCCGAGGGCCGGCATATCTTCCCGCGCCTCACCATCGCCGAGAACCTCCAGCTCGGAGCGTTCCTGCGCAAGGACAAGGCCGGGATCGAGAAGGACATCCAGCGCGCCTACGACCTCTTCCCGATCCTGGGAGAGCGCCGCAAGCAGGCCGCTGGCACCCTCTCGGGCGGTGAGCAGCAGATGCTCGCAATGGGCAGGGCTCTGATGTCCCAGCCCAAGCTGCTGATGCTGGACGAGCCGTCGATGGGTCTCTCCCCGATCATGATGCAGAA
This DNA window, taken from Streptomyces sp. SCSIO 30461, encodes the following:
- a CDS encoding branched-chain amino acid ABC transporter permease, whose translation is MNELPQQLANGLALGALYGLIAIGYTMVYGIVQLINFAHGEIFMIGGFGALTTYIWLPSGTPLVVAIPLMIIGGAIASVAVATAAERFAYRPLRSAPRLAPLITAIGLSIALQQIIWGFYPGAKSAKSFPEFTGESFKIFDNLAIQRADAFVLVLAPLCMLALGLFVSKSRSGRAMQATAQDPDTAKLMGINTDRIIVMAFAIGAAFAAVAAVAYGLDKGQINFEMGFLLGLKAFTAAVLGGIGNIYGAMIGGVVLGLAEALSIAYISDIPGMEQLGGGAWKDVWAFALLILVLLFRPQGLLGERVADRA
- a CDS encoding branched-chain amino acid ABC transporter substrate-binding protein; amino-acid sequence: MRHRSLLILTAVITTGALSLTACGSRDDANGGAKGSGDKTTVVIGVDAPLTGSLSALGMGIKNSVDLAVKTANKNNEVPGVEFKIESLDDQAQPSSGQANATKLVGMKEVLGVVGPLNSGVAQSMQGVFNSANLTQVSPANTGPALTMGDNWGKGEKKRPFQTYFRTAATDDIQGKFAAQYLFNDAKKKKVFVVDDKQTYGAGLAKIFSDEFKRLGGKVVETDHVTPKETDFSTTADKVKASGADSVYFGGQYPEGGLLADQIKKAGAKIPVMGGDGLLDPQYIKASAEPNEGDLATSIGYPVEKLETAKKFVADYKAEGYKDPYAAYGGYSYDAAWAIIQAVKAVVAANDNKLPENARAKVTEAMAKVSFEGVTGSVAFDEFGDTTNKQLTVYVVKNGEFVDVKSETFKD
- a CDS encoding ABC transporter ATP-binding protein, coding for MTALLEVEDLRVAYGKIEAVKGISFSVEAGQVVTLIGTNGAGKTTTLRTLSGLLKPSSGKVMFDGKPLNGTPAHKVVSLGLAHSPEGRHIFPRLTIAENLQLGAFLRKDKAGIEKDIQRAYDLFPILGERRKQAAGTLSGGEQQMLAMGRALMSQPKLLMLDEPSMGLSPIMMQKIMATIAELKSTGTTILLVEQNAQAALSLADQAYVMEVGEIKLTGTGQDLLHDENVRKTYLGED
- a CDS encoding ABC transporter permease subunit codes for the protein MTTSDTTKAPGTAPADGATKATTLLRLTAAGGVATVASTFLAWTWTSAFPGNLTISGYPGGLQVLTLAAGLLTALVALASLGIKGLGWLVPAGGAKALRALALGGFATTWFSLVAIAVELNGLVNLEPGGYVAAVASVIPVITAFRLPDDTRTATPPKELPSWAEILIIVAAFAVGLYVITYGIDTEYAELFTGYLIVVGSAAAAMIKSGLMARLSAITAKHRQVTVIGAFVAAMAFPFTQNTDQYTLIAVNILIFATVALGLNVVVGLAGLLDLGYVAFLGVGAYTAALVSGSTASAFDIHLPFWAAVLFGAFVSLVFGVVIGAPTLRLRGDYLAIVTLGFGEIFRIAMGNLDGTSGPQITNGPNGVPNIPDLEFFGYNFGESHNILGFELGAYANYYMLMLLATAVVVLVFSRAGNSRIGRAWVAIREDETAATAMGINGFRVKLIAFALGATLAGLAGTVQAHVQHTVVPEMYQFAGPVPPNSAFLLAAVILGGMGTISGPLLGAALLYMIPAKLQFLQDYQLLVFGIALILLMRFRPEGLIANRRAKLEFHETGQLDVPEQRASGDASVGTAKAGA
- a CDS encoding ABC transporter ATP-binding protein, which gives rise to MTTTTTAESTTKTAETVLDASGVTMRFGGLTAVRSVDLTVRSGEIVGLIGPNGAGKTTFFNCLTGLYVPTEGTVKYKGTVLPPKPHLVTIAGIARTFQNIRLFANMTVLENVLVGRHTRTKEGLWSALLRGPGFKKAEAASHARAMELLEFVGLAHKAQHLSRNLPYGEQRKLEIARALASDPGLLLLDEPTAGMNPQETRAAEELIFAIRDMGIAVLVIEHDMRFIFNLCDRVACLVQGEKLVEGTAAVVQGDERVIAAYLGEPFEGEPGQEEAAEVEAAEQAAANAEEGAAVAAESTDSDEADDDADDTDSSDAGDSDGDTSTTSTEGDAK